From the genome of Fibrobacter sp. UWB15, one region includes:
- the nhaA gene encoding Na+/H+ antiporter NhaA, with protein sequence MSAKVTSSDKIEDLFPETPIRKIITPMERLMKVETTGGIVLIIMTIAALIWANISPESYHHVWHMPFALTIGSWVGSADLHWLINDAMMTIFFFNIGLEVKGEMTYGELRNPKAASLPIIAAAGGMLFPALIYLLLCPHGANSAAHGWGVPTATDIAFVVGCMAILGKKVPHALRVMILTLAIADDIGAILVIAIGYPSGDGVNFVALGTGFALLALINVMFRIGVRNLLLHGVIGIAVWAFFVKSGVHPTIAGVLLGLSVPAKPVLAKGKLAHFAGSVGGALSGEAKDRNEQYEVFTLLKRGARESISMQERFFKPLVPWVNFFIMPLFALSNAGVEIKLGGVEVPVMGAVALALILGKPIGIFLFSLLAVKIGVSVKPSYSWKILWGGGMLAGIGFTMALFVANLAFEVGDRQDSAKLGILMGSFCAAILGTIYMNLVSKAHHEES encoded by the coding sequence ATGTCGGCAAAAGTAACGAGCAGCGACAAGATTGAAGATTTGTTCCCGGAAACCCCCATCCGCAAAATCATCACGCCGATGGAACGGTTGATGAAGGTGGAAACGACCGGTGGCATCGTTTTGATTATCATGACGATTGCGGCCCTGATCTGGGCGAATATCAGCCCTGAATCTTACCATCATGTTTGGCACATGCCGTTTGCCTTGACGATTGGCAGTTGGGTTGGGTCGGCCGATTTGCATTGGCTCATTAACGACGCCATGATGACGATTTTCTTCTTCAATATCGGGCTTGAAGTCAAGGGCGAAATGACCTATGGCGAACTCAGGAACCCGAAGGCGGCGAGCCTCCCGATTATCGCGGCGGCTGGCGGTATGTTGTTCCCGGCTTTGATTTACTTGCTGCTTTGCCCGCATGGCGCCAATAGTGCGGCCCACGGTTGGGGAGTTCCGACTGCAACGGATATTGCTTTTGTGGTGGGTTGCATGGCCATTCTCGGTAAAAAAGTGCCGCATGCCCTGCGTGTGATGATTTTGACTCTGGCGATTGCCGACGATATCGGTGCAATTCTCGTGATTGCAATCGGTTACCCGAGCGGCGACGGCGTGAACTTTGTTGCGCTCGGTACGGGTTTTGCCTTGCTCGCCTTGATCAACGTGATGTTTAGAATTGGCGTGCGCAACTTGCTTTTGCATGGCGTGATCGGTATTGCGGTGTGGGCGTTCTTTGTGAAGAGCGGCGTGCACCCGACTATTGCGGGCGTGCTGCTCGGACTCTCGGTGCCGGCAAAGCCTGTGCTTGCGAAGGGCAAGCTTGCTCATTTCGCTGGCAGCGTGGGTGGCGCTCTTTCGGGCGAAGCGAAGGACCGCAACGAACAGTACGAAGTGTTTACGCTTTTGAAGCGTGGTGCCCGCGAAAGTATCTCGATGCAGGAACGTTTCTTCAAACCGCTCGTGCCGTGGGTGAACTTCTTTATTATGCCGCTGTTTGCACTCAGCAACGCAGGTGTCGAAATCAAGCTCGGTGGAGTGGAAGTGCCGGTGATGGGTGCGGTGGCGCTCGCCTTGATCCTGGGTAAGCCGATTGGCATTTTCCTGTTCAGTTTGCTTGCCGTAAAGATTGGCGTGTCGGTGAAGCCGAGCTACAGCTGGAAGATTTTGTGGGGCGGCGGTATGCTTGCCGGTATCGGCTTTACCATGGCCTTGTTTGTAGCTAACCTCGCTTTCGAGGTGGGCGACCGTCAGGATTCCGCGAAGCTCGGTATTCTCATGGGTAGCTTCTGTGCCGCAATCCTTGGCACCATCTACATGAACCTCGTGTCGAAGGCGCATCACGAAGAATCGTAA